Proteins from one Impatiens glandulifera chromosome 2, dImpGla2.1, whole genome shotgun sequence genomic window:
- the LOC124924561 gene encoding uncharacterized protein LOC124924561: MQKSYADKKRRDIIFNKGNHVFLKVSPCKGIIRFGKKGKLNPRYIGPFEIQEAVVEVAYRIVLHLSLTIVHNVFHVSNLRKYIPNDNHVIHYEEVQLENDLSYEERPTQIMAKQTRKLRNKEESMVKVLWHNSSIEEATWEVEQDMHQNYPELFCK, encoded by the coding sequence ATGCAAAAGAGCTATGCAGATAAGAAGCGCAGGgatatcatcttcaacaaaggCAACCATGTGTTTCTCAAAGTATCTCCCTGTAAAGGAATCATTAGGTTTGGAAAGAAAGGAAAGTTGAATCCCAGATATATAGGGCCTTTTGAGATTCAGGAGGCAGTTGTTGAGGTTGCTTATAGAATAGTATTACATCTCAGCCTTACTATTGTTCATAATGTGTTCCATGTCTCTAATTTGAGGAAGTACATTCCTAATGACAACCATGTAATTCATTATGAAGAAGTACAGTTAGAAAATGATCTATCATATGAAGAGAGACCAACCCAGATCATGGCCAAGCAAACCAGGAAGCTAAGGAATAAGGAAGAAAGTATGGTCAAGGTTCTTTGGCACAATAGTTCAATAGAAGAAGCCACCTGGGAAGTAGAACAGGATATGCATCAGAATTATCCTGAATTGTTCTGTAAGTAA